A genomic stretch from Candidatus Neomarinimicrobiota bacterium includes:
- a CDS encoding ABC transporter ATP-binding protein, with translation MIEINNVKKIYDLGAESIHALDGVSLSIEQGEYLAIMGPSGSGKSTLMNIIGCLDTPTSGTYSFEDELVSEMNDDQLALIRNKKIGFVFQTFNLLPRVTSLHNVELPLIYASVGTSQRRKRAEEVLEKVGLKDRMDHKPNELSGGQKQRVAVARALANNPSIILADEPTGNLDSKTGKEIMVLFNELSAAGHTIILVTHEEYIADNAARIIRLHDGLISSDELNSRISLN, from the coding sequence ATGATTGAGATTAACAATGTGAAGAAAATATATGATCTCGGCGCTGAAAGCATTCATGCGCTGGACGGAGTAAGTCTTAGTATTGAGCAGGGAGAATACTTGGCAATCATGGGTCCGTCCGGTTCAGGGAAATCCACCCTAATGAATATTATCGGCTGTCTTGATACGCCGACTTCAGGCACATATTCTTTCGAGGATGAGCTTGTTAGCGAGATGAATGATGATCAACTCGCTTTGATCAGGAATAAAAAGATCGGGTTTGTTTTCCAAACGTTCAACCTGTTGCCAAGGGTGACCAGCCTCCATAATGTTGAACTTCCATTGATCTATGCCTCTGTCGGGACAAGCCAGCGGCGTAAACGCGCGGAAGAAGTATTGGAGAAAGTGGGATTGAAAGACCGGATGGATCATAAGCCTAATGAACTCTCAGGAGGTCAGAAACAGCGAGTGGCGGTGGCAAGGGCATTGGCAAACAACCCGTCGATAATTCTTGCGGATGAACCGACAGGAAATCTCGATTCGAAGACGGGCAAAGAAATAATGGTGTTGTTTAATGAGCTTAGCGCAGCAGGGCATACGATCATACTTGTAACGCATGAAGAATATATCGCCGACAATGCGGCTCGAATTATAAGGCTTCATGATGGCTTGATCTCAAGCGATGAGTTGAACTCTCGAATTTCACTGAACTGA
- a CDS encoding ABC transporter permease, translating to MITYFVHEYIEGIRIALSALRDNKLRTILTTSGIVIGIVAVTLMATAIEGLNRAFTSSISALGSDVLYVQKYPWFSNDRFKYKNRKNLKLSDADFIKKYSTYAEYVAPVIMSHKTIKHREKSIERVLLIGTEVSYRETSGSYPEYGRFLSETDVHHSRYTAVIGSEVADKLFENENPMGKKIKIGGKPFKIIGILEEKGSFLGMMDLDNRIIIPVGTFQNSFGTRRSPSIEVKMKDPDTIEEAKDELIGIMRRSRKLSASLDDDFSINQQSLFSDMYAKMTGAIYAAGIIITSLSLLVGGIGVMNIMLVSVTERTKEIGIRKALGAKRRNIMVQFLIESASICVSGGIIALIIGFGLSIIINEFLLPTAMPLTWALIAILISAVIGIGFGLYPAAKASKLDPIEALRYE from the coding sequence ATGATAACTTATTTCGTTCACGAATATATCGAAGGAATCAGGATAGCGCTTTCGGCGTTACGGGATAATAAACTCCGAACCATACTGACAACGTCAGGCATCGTTATCGGTATAGTGGCGGTGACTCTCATGGCAACGGCTATAGAAGGCTTGAATCGAGCCTTTACAAGCAGTATTTCGGCGCTTGGTTCAGACGTACTTTATGTCCAGAAGTACCCCTGGTTTTCTAACGATAGGTTCAAATATAAAAACAGAAAAAATCTGAAACTGTCAGACGCCGATTTTATCAAGAAATATTCAACATATGCCGAATATGTTGCGCCGGTCATCATGTCACATAAAACAATCAAACATCGTGAAAAGAGTATTGAACGTGTATTATTGATTGGGACAGAAGTATCATATCGAGAGACTTCAGGAAGTTATCCTGAATACGGACGTTTTTTATCTGAGACCGATGTGCATCACTCACGGTATACAGCGGTAATAGGCTCCGAAGTGGCGGATAAACTTTTTGAGAATGAAAATCCGATGGGCAAAAAAATTAAGATAGGCGGAAAACCATTCAAAATTATAGGAATCTTAGAGGAAAAAGGAAGCTTTCTCGGGATGATGGATCTCGATAACCGGATCATAATACCTGTCGGAACATTTCAGAATTCATTTGGAACCCGCAGGAGTCCCTCAATAGAGGTAAAGATGAAGGATCCGGATACGATTGAAGAAGCCAAAGACGAGCTCATCGGCATAATGCGGCGATCCAGAAAATTATCTGCATCTTTGGATGACGATTTCAGCATAAATCAGCAAAGTCTATTCAGTGACATGTATGCTAAAATGACCGGAGCAATCTATGCCGCAGGTATCATCATAACGTCGCTGTCACTTCTTGTCGGCGGAATAGGCGTAATGAATATAATGCTTGTCTCGGTCACGGAGAGAACGAAAGAGATAGGGATTCGAAAAGCTTTAGGAGCTAAAAGAAGGAACATCATGGTTCAATTCCTGATTGAATCAGCATCCATATGCGTTTCCGGGGGAATAATAGCGCTGATAATTGGGTTCGGTCTTAGCATCATAATTAACGAATTCCTTCTTCCCACAGCGATGCCTCTTACTTGGGCACTGATCGCAATACTAATTTCCGCGGTGATAGGGATCGGTTTTGGATTGTATCCTGCCGCAAAAGCATCCAAACTCGATCCTATCGAAGCCTTGAGGTATGAATAA